A stretch of the Brevundimonas sp. MF30-B genome encodes the following:
- the acpS gene encoding holo-ACP synthase, with amino-acid sequence MIVGVGADLSDIRRIQASLDRFGDRFKARCFTELERRRSDRKPDPAWSYAKRFAAKEACAKALGTGMRSDVYWRDMGVVNLPSGQPTLALTGHAAEHLARLTPQGHEPRIHLTLSDEHPYALAFVVIEALPMA; translated from the coding sequence ATGATTGTCGGCGTCGGCGCGGACCTGTCGGATATCCGCCGCATCCAGGCCTCGCTGGACCGGTTCGGCGACCGCTTCAAGGCCCGCTGCTTCACCGAACTGGAGCGGCGTCGCTCCGACCGCAAGCCTGATCCGGCCTGGAGCTACGCCAAGCGGTTCGCGGCCAAGGAGGCCTGCGCCAAGGCTCTGGGCACGGGCATGCGCTCCGACGTCTATTGGCGCGACATGGGGGTGGTGAACCTGCCCTCGGGCCAGCCTACCTTGGCTCTGACCGGCCATGCGGCCGAGCATCTGGCGCGCCTGACGCCGCAGGGTCACGAGCCTCGCATTCACCTGACGCTGTCGGACGAGCATCCCTACGCCCTCGCCTTCGTAGTGATCGAAGCCTTGCCGATGGCGTAA